From Saprospiraceae bacterium, one genomic window encodes:
- the nuoH gene encoding NADH-quinone oxidoreductase subunit NuoH has product MGMSIVVFKIIYIAIIFGLSLFIAMYSTYAERKVAAFLQDRLGPNRAGPFGILQPLADGLKLFFKEEFIPAKSDKMLFLMGPGFFMITALMTSAVIPFGSEITLDGVSYSLQGTDLNVGLLYIFGVVSLGVYGILIGGWASNNKFSLLGAIRAASQNISYELAMGLSIIALVMMSSSLSLKSIVDQQAGWHWNVFYQPLGFIIFIICAFAETNRAPFDLPECETELVGGYHTEFSSMKLGFYLFAEYINMFISSAILATLYFGGYHFPWVSDMDSGWLKTLMEAVVLFGKIFFFIFLFMWIRWTLPRFRFDQLMNLGWKVLIPLAIVNILLTGLFILLK; this is encoded by the coding sequence ATCGGAATGAGCATTGTAGTTTTTAAAATAATTTATATTGCGATCATATTTGGTCTGTCTTTATTTATTGCCATGTATTCTACTTATGCTGAGCGCAAGGTAGCAGCATTTCTGCAGGACAGACTGGGTCCCAACCGGGCAGGACCTTTTGGTATTTTGCAGCCATTAGCAGACGGATTGAAGTTGTTTTTTAAGGAAGAATTCATTCCTGCCAAATCCGATAAAATGCTTTTTCTGATGGGTCCCGGATTTTTTATGATCACCGCATTAATGACCAGCGCTGTGATCCCTTTTGGCTCAGAAATCACATTGGATGGAGTGAGTTATTCTCTGCAAGGAACAGATCTCAATGTTGGATTGCTGTATATATTTGGTGTGGTGTCTTTGGGAGTTTATGGCATCCTCATCGGTGGGTGGGCGTCCAACAATAAATTTTCATTGTTGGGTGCAATTCGCGCAGCTTCGCAAAATATAAGTTACGAACTTGCAATGGGTCTTTCCATCATCGCTTTGGTTATGATGAGCTCTAGTCTATCGTTGAAGTCCATTGTTGACCAACAAGCTGGCTGGCATTGGAATGTTTTCTATCAACCGCTTGGTTTTATTATTTTCATTATTTGCGCTTTTGCAGAAACCAATCGGGCGCCATTTGATTTGCCGGAATGTGAGACAGAACTGGTCGGTGGTTACCACACTGAATTTTCATCGATGAAATTGGGATTTTATCTGTTTGCAGAATACATCAATATGTTTATCAGCAGCGCAATTCTCGCTACCTTGTATTTTGGAGGATATCATTTCCCCTGGGTATCCGACATGGATTCTGGTTGGCTCAAAACATTGATGGAGGCAGTCGTGCTTTTTGGAAAAATTTTCTTTTTTATCTTTTTATTTATGTGGATAAGATGGACCTTACCAAGATTTCGCTTTGACCAGTTAATGAATTTGGGATGGAAAGTTTTGATTCCATTGGCCATAGTCAATATATTGTTGACAGGTCTTTTTATTTTACTGAAATAA
- the nuoL gene encoding NADH-quinone oxidoreductase subunit L: MNPELLIHLILWSPLLGFVLNGVFGSRYNSSIAGTIACLGPLVGFIATVLLYFSFQQPIQFSYYKWFGSEDQFSVDFSVMVDQLTLLMLFVVTGVGTLIHVYSLGYMGHDKGFVRFMAYLNLFIFSMLLLIMGSNLVMLFAGWEGVGLCSFLLIGFWFKNADYNKAARKAFVMNRVGDLGFILGIFLTGFYFKSLDIPTILSGLQDIQPNDPQIVLITILLFIGVCGKSAQIPLFTWLPDAMAGPTPVSALIHAATMVTAGIYLVARMSGLYNLAPFTLDIVLWVGLATAFISASIALKQNDIKKVLAYSTVSQLGYMAVALGCAAYSTAIFHVMTHAFFKALLFLGAGSVIHGLHGEQDISKMGGLHHKMKSTHLVFLVATLAIIGCPPLAGFFSKDEILAAAYNHGKINFIILAVCSVFTAWYMLRLYFGTFHGTFRGTDEVKNKIHESPMIMLAPLFVLAILSAVGGFAGMPDIISEQHYVSQFLKPAVSDQPHHVSHFFEYVLWAVTVLALVSIAWFTNRRYSTSDPSVFDKSEGFPASLLKNKYYLDEIYDTLFANPLKALGTWSKNVLDPAIIDRVVKWPGNLVTEAGQGLKPLQSGMIGWYVMSLTIGLLTIIYLFLF, encoded by the coding sequence ATGAATCCAGAATTGCTTATTCACCTTATCTTATGGTCTCCATTGCTGGGATTTGTCTTAAATGGTGTTTTTGGCTCTCGTTACAATTCATCCATCGCTGGAACTATTGCTTGTTTAGGTCCACTGGTGGGTTTTATTGCCACGGTTTTATTGTATTTTTCTTTCCAGCAACCCATTCAATTCAGCTATTACAAATGGTTCGGATCGGAAGATCAATTTAGTGTGGATTTCAGTGTCATGGTGGATCAGCTCACTTTACTTATGTTGTTTGTGGTAACTGGTGTGGGCACCCTGATTCATGTCTATTCACTGGGATACATGGGTCACGACAAGGGTTTTGTCCGGTTTATGGCTTATTTGAATTTATTTATCTTCTCGATGCTGCTGCTCATCATGGGTTCCAACCTGGTGATGCTTTTTGCAGGTTGGGAAGGTGTGGGACTTTGTTCTTTTTTGTTGATCGGTTTTTGGTTTAAGAATGCTGATTACAACAAAGCAGCCCGCAAAGCTTTTGTGATGAACCGCGTTGGTGACCTCGGATTTATTTTGGGAATTTTTCTCACCGGATTTTACTTCAAGTCACTTGATATTCCAACCATCTTATCCGGACTACAAGACATTCAGCCCAATGACCCACAAATAGTACTGATCACCATCCTGTTATTCATTGGGGTGTGCGGCAAGTCTGCACAAATACCATTGTTTACCTGGTTGCCGGATGCCATGGCTGGCCCAACACCGGTTTCAGCATTGATTCACGCTGCCACCATGGTGACCGCTGGTATCTATCTGGTGGCGCGCATGAGCGGATTGTACAATCTGGCTCCTTTTACGCTGGACATTGTATTGTGGGTTGGATTGGCCACTGCATTTATTTCTGCAAGCATTGCACTTAAACAAAACGACATTAAAAAAGTATTGGCCTATTCCACCGTAAGTCAATTGGGCTATATGGCTGTTGCTTTGGGATGTGCCGCTTACAGCACCGCCATTTTTCATGTCATGACCCATGCCTTTTTCAAAGCACTTCTTTTCCTTGGGGCGGGAAGCGTCATACACGGATTGCATGGCGAGCAAGACATCAGCAAAATGGGTGGATTACACCATAAAATGAAAAGCACCCACCTCGTATTTTTAGTGGCTACTTTGGCCATCATTGGATGCCCACCGCTGGCTGGATTTTTCTCGAAAGATGAAATTTTGGCAGCGGCTTACAATCATGGCAAAATAAATTTTATCATTTTGGCGGTGTGCTCGGTTTTTACGGCATGGTACATGCTCAGACTTTATTTTGGAACCTTTCATGGAACGTTTAGGGGAACAGATGAAGTTAAAAATAAAATACATGAATCCCCCATGATCATGTTGGCGCCTCTGTTTGTGTTGGCCATTTTGTCCGCGGTCGGAGGATTTGCGGGAATGCCTGATATCATAAGCGAACAACATTATGTGTCTCAATTTTTAAAACCCGCTGTTTCTGATCAGCCACACCATGTTTCTCATTTTTTTGAATATGTGTTGTGGGCAGTCACTGTGCTGGCCCTGGTCAGCATTGCCTGGTTTACCAACAGACGATACAGCACCTCAGATCCGTCTGTATTTGATAAGTCAGAAGGATTTCCGGCCAGTCTACTAAAAAACAAATATTACCTGGATGAAATCTATGATACCCTCTTCGCAAATCCTTTGAAAGCCCTGGGTACCTGGTCTAAAAATGTCCTGGATCCCGCAATTATTGATCGTGTGGTCAAGTGGCCCGGCAATTTGGTGACTGAAGCAGGACAGGGATTAAAGCCTCTGCAGTCAGGAATGATTGGTTGGTATGTGATGAGTCTTACCATTGGTTTGTTGACCATAATTTATTTATTTTTATTCTAG
- a CDS encoding outer membrane beta-barrel protein, whose product MRSFQLIVGVLSSILLSFVDANAQKGAELGAWLGASHYFGDINNLYRINEPGLAFGATARYNFNSRLYIQTQLNYVRLRGSDAKSDNFFDQRRNLAFHTDVFEINPVLGLHFFEYIHGQRGFHLIPYMTMGFAVFQYSPKRRVDGTTYRLREIGTEGQVTGQEYGTISGAWTFGLGAKFDLNYRWSVQVDLNARLAFTDYLDDVSTVYPDVLALARQKGAIAAFLADPSIPDVNQQKIGTRGFQRGDSHDRDMYVSLGVGLMYYFGRLNCPPISYPN is encoded by the coding sequence ATGAGATCTTTTCAGCTGATTGTTGGTGTTTTGAGCAGTATACTGCTGAGTTTTGTGGATGCAAATGCCCAAAAAGGCGCTGAACTTGGAGCCTGGCTGGGCGCCTCTCATTATTTTGGGGATATCAACAATCTCTACCGCATCAACGAGCCTGGACTTGCCTTTGGAGCAACAGCGAGGTATAATTTTAACAGTCGATTGTACATCCAGACACAACTCAACTATGTAAGACTCAGAGGCAGTGACGCCAAATCAGACAACTTCTTTGATCAGCGCCGCAACCTCGCCTTTCACACCGATGTATTTGAAATTAACCCGGTGCTCGGTCTTCATTTTTTTGAATACATCCATGGCCAAAGGGGTTTTCATTTGATTCCATATATGACCATGGGCTTTGCCGTTTTTCAATACAGTCCAAAGCGCAGGGTGGATGGCACCACTTATCGGTTGAGGGAGATCGGCACGGAAGGACAGGTGACCGGGCAAGAATACGGAACCATCTCTGGTGCCTGGACCTTTGGTCTGGGTGCGAAATTTGATCTGAATTATCGATGGAGTGTGCAGGTGGATCTCAACGCCAGACTTGCTTTCACCGATTACCTGGACGATGTCAGTACTGTTTATCCCGATGTATTGGCTTTGGCCCGTCAAAAAGGAGCCATCGCTGCATTTTTAGCAGATCCCAGTATTCCGGATGTCAATCAGCAGAAAATCGGTACAAGGGGCTTCCAAAGGGGTGACAGCCACGATCGGGATATGTATGTAAGTCTTGGAGTGGGATTGATGTATTATTTTGGACGTTTGAATTGTCCGCCGATATCTTATCCCAATTAA
- the nuoK gene encoding NADH-quinone oxidoreductase subunit NuoK, translated as MENQVPEIFNVIPHTHYVLLSTILFVIGIIGVIVRKNVIIMFMCIEIMLNAVNLMLTSTSAYYSHSGGQIMVFFTMAVAAAEVSVGLAIIVMIYKNLKTINIDAFQKLKG; from the coding sequence ATGGAAAACCAAGTACCGGAAATTTTCAATGTCATACCACATACCCATTATGTATTGCTGAGTACAATTTTATTTGTCATCGGCATCATTGGAGTCATCGTACGAAAAAACGTCATCATCATGTTTATGTGCATCGAAATCATGCTCAATGCTGTCAACCTGATGCTTACTTCTACATCAGCCTATTACTCCCATAGCGGTGGTCAGATTATGGTGTTTTTTACCATGGCAGTTGCAGCAGCAGAGGTGTCTGTTGGATTGGCCATCATTGTGATGATTTATAAAAATTTGAAAACGATCAATATCGATGCTTTTCAAAAATTGAAAGGATAA
- a CDS encoding NADH-quinone oxidoreductase subunit J, translated as MIDKIFYVLSALTIVSATLVIVSKHPIRSILFLVLTFFLISAHYVLLNAQFLALVNIVVYAGAIMVLFLFVVMFLNLNEDVEKHKSFLPWFAAVISGGSLMLIITSALEKSLLMSPYPTKDYSIGLVENLGSVLYREYLLPMELSAVLFFIAMAGVMLLSRKEKLN; from the coding sequence ATGATCGATAAAATATTTTATGTTCTATCAGCTCTGACGATTGTTTCTGCCACTCTTGTGATTGTGTCCAAACACCCCATCCGGAGTATTTTGTTTTTGGTTTTGACTTTCTTTTTGATCTCAGCACATTATGTTTTACTCAATGCTCAGTTTTTGGCATTGGTCAATATCGTTGTATATGCAGGGGCTATCATGGTTTTGTTTTTATTTGTTGTCATGTTTTTAAATTTGAATGAAGACGTAGAAAAACACAAGAGCTTTCTGCCATGGTTTGCTGCAGTCATATCCGGAGGATCTCTGATGTTGATCATTACTTCAGCCCTGGAAAAATCCCTTCTCATGTCACCTTATCCCACCAAGGATTACTCCATCGGACTGGTGGAAAATCTTGGATCAGTGCTATACCGCGAATATTTGCTTCCCATGGAGTTGAGTGCAGTTTTGTTTTTTATTGCCATGGCCGGTGTCATGTTGTTAAGTCGCAAAGAAAAGTTGAATTAA
- the nuoF gene encoding NADH-quinone oxidoreductase subunit NuoF: MARKILLEHIDVPGIQTFEVYRKMGGYEAVAKALKQMSPDEIVEEVKKSGLRGRGGAGFPTGMKWSFLDKKSDKPRYLVCNADESEPGTFKDRYLMEKIPHILIEGMICSSIALGARTSYIYVRGEMMYVIKILEKAIQEAYQAGFLGKNILGTDYSLDLYVQPGGGAYICGEETALLESLEGKRGNPRNKPPFPALWGLYGCPTVVNNVETIADVPWIINHGGEAYASIGIGKSTGTKLISACGNINNPGVYEIELGITVEEFINSDEYCGGIANGRKLKAVVAGGSSVPILPADLILTTASGEQRRMTYESLSDGGFVSGTMLGSGGFIVYDDRQCIVRNLWNFTRFYHHESCGQCSPCREGTGWMEKVLHRIENGHGKMSDIDLLVDVAKKIEGKTICPLGEAAAWPVASAIRHFRAEFEEHVRHPDSCVKKHLHREMAHAH; this comes from the coding sequence ATGGCCAGAAAAATATTGTTGGAGCACATCGATGTACCAGGTATTCAAACATTTGAAGTCTACCGTAAAATGGGTGGATATGAGGCGGTGGCCAAAGCTTTAAAACAAATGTCTCCGGATGAAATCGTGGAAGAAGTCAAAAAATCTGGACTCAGAGGTCGTGGTGGTGCGGGATTCCCCACCGGTATGAAATGGTCTTTTCTCGATAAAAAATCCGACAAACCCAGATATCTCGTTTGCAACGCGGATGAATCAGAACCCGGCACATTTAAAGACCGGTATCTGATGGAAAAAATTCCCCATATCCTCATTGAAGGAATGATCTGTTCATCCATCGCTTTGGGAGCCCGAACTTCTTACATTTATGTGAGAGGTGAAATGATGTACGTGATTAAAATTTTGGAAAAAGCCATTCAGGAAGCCTATCAAGCAGGTTTTCTCGGTAAGAATATTTTGGGAACCGATTATTCACTGGATCTGTACGTTCAGCCGGGTGGTGGTGCTTATATCTGCGGTGAAGAAACCGCATTGCTGGAATCCCTTGAAGGCAAAAGGGGTAATCCGCGCAACAAACCTCCTTTTCCTGCCCTATGGGGATTGTATGGCTGCCCTACCGTGGTCAACAATGTAGAAACCATCGCAGATGTACCCTGGATTATCAACCATGGTGGAGAAGCTTATGCCAGTATAGGAATTGGAAAAAGTACAGGAACAAAATTGATATCCGCTTGTGGAAATATTAATAATCCGGGGGTCTATGAAATAGAACTTGGGATTACGGTGGAAGAATTTATCAACAGTGATGAATACTGTGGTGGTATTGCAAATGGAAGAAAATTGAAAGCGGTGGTTGCTGGTGGAAGTTCTGTTCCAATTTTACCTGCAGATCTCATTCTCACAACTGCCAGTGGTGAACAAAGACGAATGACCTACGAATCCTTGTCCGATGGTGGTTTTGTGTCAGGCACGATGTTGGGTTCAGGAGGATTTATTGTGTACGATGACAGACAATGTATCGTGCGAAATCTTTGGAATTTCACCCGGTTTTACCACCACGAATCCTGTGGGCAATGCAGTCCTTGTCGCGAAGGAACCGGATGGATGGAAAAAGTATTGCACCGCATCGAAAATGGGCATGGAAAGATGTCGGACATCGATTTATTGGTTGACGTAGCCAAAAAAATAGAGGGCAAAACCATTTGTCCATTGGGTGAAGCTGCTGCATGGCCTGTGGCATCAGCCATCCGTCATTTCAGAGCAGAATTTGAAGAACACGTGCGGCATCCTGATTCCTGTGTCAAAAAACATTTACACCGTGAAATGGCACATGCCCATTGA
- a CDS encoding NADH-quinone oxidoreductase subunit N translates to MLSMIILTITGVLVLFLGLRKGKELIVPIAALGVVAAGGSYFFYDTMGQEWMKGMMATQAIPGVFVGLLLVCTLLLLPFLNRYQPRGAGEMGDVTGLLLFAIIGGMMMVSHEDLMILFLGIEMLSIAMYILAGSDRRIIQSNEASLKYFILGAFASAIFLFGVGLYYVATGTFKLVDFKIISPEIFAIGIMVIFAGLAFKVSLAPFHFWAPDVYQGSPTLITAIMATIVKIAGFGALFQFLRYQVQHAGDWFYWLIALIAITSMLIGNVMAFGQRSVKRLLAYSGVVQAGFILVGFLHLKSENSWMILFYLVAYALASIVSFVAIYFVESKKGSDDIAEFKGLFFQNPFLAVVFTIALLSLGGGPLTAGFMAKLFVLYHAAGTGSPFFVVVALVLAVISMYYYFKVINQFFTNDQESTASWKIGWTYQAVLVLISAATLCFGIFPYWLIRWISA, encoded by the coding sequence ATGCTTTCAATGATCATATTAACCATCACCGGAGTTTTGGTTTTATTCCTCGGTCTTCGAAAAGGGAAAGAGCTGATTGTTCCCATCGCTGCTTTGGGTGTGGTCGCGGCCGGAGGATCTTATTTTTTTTATGATACCATGGGTCAGGAATGGATGAAAGGCATGATGGCCACCCAAGCCATCCCCGGAGTATTCGTTGGTTTGCTTTTGGTGTGTACACTCTTGCTGCTTCCTTTTCTAAACCGGTACCAACCCAGGGGAGCCGGAGAGATGGGTGATGTGACAGGCTTGTTGTTGTTTGCAATCATTGGCGGTATGATGATGGTCTCACACGAAGATTTGATGATCTTATTTTTGGGCATTGAGATGTTGAGCATTGCAATGTACATTCTTGCGGGTTCTGACCGGCGAATCATTCAATCCAACGAAGCTTCTCTCAAGTATTTTATTCTTGGAGCTTTTGCAAGCGCGATTTTTTTGTTTGGGGTTGGATTGTATTATGTCGCTACAGGAACGTTTAAACTGGTGGATTTTAAAATCATTTCTCCTGAAATTTTCGCCATTGGTATTATGGTTATATTTGCGGGACTTGCCTTCAAGGTTTCATTGGCACCCTTTCACTTTTGGGCACCGGATGTGTACCAGGGTTCACCCACTCTGATTACTGCGATCATGGCCACCATCGTAAAAATTGCTGGATTTGGAGCTTTGTTTCAGTTTTTAAGATACCAGGTACAGCATGCAGGCGATTGGTTCTATTGGCTGATAGCATTGATCGCGATAACGAGCATGCTCATCGGCAATGTCATGGCTTTTGGACAAAGAAGCGTCAAGCGCTTACTCGCATATTCAGGGGTTGTTCAGGCAGGATTTATTCTGGTGGGTTTTCTTCATTTGAAGAGTGAAAACAGCTGGATGATTTTATTCTATCTGGTTGCGTATGCCCTGGCTTCTATCGTCAGTTTTGTCGCGATTTATTTTGTGGAATCTAAAAAAGGTTCGGATGATATTGCAGAATTCAAAGGATTGTTTTTCCAAAATCCTTTTTTAGCCGTGGTCTTTACCATTGCTTTGTTGTCGTTGGGTGGAGGACCATTGACTGCCGGATTTATGGCGAAGTTGTTTGTGCTTTATCATGCAGCGGGCACCGGCTCACCATTTTTTGTGGTGGTGGCATTGGTCTTAGCTGTGATTTCCATGTATTATTATTTTAAAGTGATCAACCAGTTTTTCACCAATGATCAGGAGTCTACTGCTTCCTGGAAAATTGGTTGGACTTATCAGGCTGTTTTGGTTTTGATTTCTGCGGCAACTCTCTGTTTTGGGATTTTCCCATATTGGTTGATACGCTGGATAAGCGCATGA
- the nuoI gene encoding NADH-quinone oxidoreductase subunit NuoI: MSIIKLTDRIKVMERKPMTLMERLYFPAILKGMGITIRHFFTKKATIQYPEEKRPMSEVFRGLHVLKRDDHGAERCTACGLCALACPAEAITMTAAERNPEEKHLYREEKYAAVYEINMLRCIFCGLCEEACPKAAIFLQNDKMALASYDREDFIFGKDRLVEPFLNSKS, translated from the coding sequence ATGAGCATCATCAAACTAACCGATAGAATAAAGGTCATGGAGCGGAAGCCAATGACACTGATGGAAAGATTGTATTTTCCGGCGATTCTCAAAGGAATGGGTATCACCATCCGCCATTTTTTCACCAAAAAAGCCACCATTCAGTATCCGGAGGAAAAGCGTCCAATGAGTGAAGTCTTTCGCGGACTTCATGTACTCAAACGCGATGACCATGGGGCAGAGAGATGCACTGCTTGTGGATTGTGCGCGCTCGCTTGTCCTGCAGAAGCCATCACCATGACGGCTGCAGAAAGAAATCCCGAAGAAAAACATTTGTACCGCGAAGAAAAATATGCAGCCGTTTACGAGATCAATATGCTCCGGTGTATTTTTTGCGGTTTGTGCGAAGAAGCCTGCCCAAAGGCAGCTATTTTTCTTCAAAACGACAAGATGGCCCTTGCCAGTTATGATAGAGAAGATTTTATATTTGGAAAAGACCGATTGGTCGAACCTTTTTTAAATTCAAAATCATGA
- a CDS encoding NADH-quinone oxidoreductase subunit M, with the protein MMSPILILILFYIITGAIQLATGRKWASNIGLASAVIGLLFYLFLLTDLDLSGGLMYPFEFKWIPGLEINFSLALDVQNILLLLLVFLVVPVGILAAMSSSEQKSAVYYALISWGQAALIGFFAAQNPLSFYLFFELALIPFYLMVLMYGGEYRRRAVFKFLMYTVFGSFLMLAAIVYYYSISGAAGVGAQWNSIGSVGVDLTHQIWIFAALFVAFAIKSPLFPFHTWQADLYSEGDRPAIMIIAAVLSKMGVFGFVRFFPLVSEAVSSLAYILIPLCIVGILYGAIVAWRQSIMTKILAYSSLSHIGMIAAAIFTGSVVGLQGAIFQMFTHGLIAVSLFYVVDLIMRRTDNNNLYASAGMAKIHPRLSVYFFIIVLASVGLPLTSGFVGEFYMLWGLTEKSIWYGAFAGLSIVLGAIYMLRFYQKSMFGELNADHAHKWHKLELSEDYVLLVSVILIISFGFFPATWMDLTLQAANTLLNK; encoded by the coding sequence ATGATGAGTCCGATATTGATACTGATTTTATTTTACATCATCACCGGTGCAATTCAGTTGGCAACCGGAAGAAAATGGGCTTCTAACATCGGATTGGCCTCTGCTGTCATTGGATTGCTTTTCTATCTTTTTTTGCTGACGGACCTTGATCTCAGCGGTGGATTAATGTATCCTTTTGAATTCAAATGGATACCAGGCTTGGAAATAAATTTTAGCCTTGCATTGGATGTTCAGAATATACTTTTGTTGTTATTGGTATTTCTGGTTGTTCCGGTCGGAATACTGGCGGCTATGTCATCTTCAGAGCAAAAATCTGCAGTATATTATGCATTGATTTCCTGGGGTCAGGCAGCCTTAATCGGATTTTTTGCCGCACAAAATCCGCTCAGCTTTTACTTGTTTTTTGAACTCGCCCTTATCCCATTTTATCTCATGGTATTAATGTATGGTGGTGAATACAGACGAAGGGCTGTGTTTAAATTTTTGATGTACACCGTTTTTGGAAGCTTCCTGATGTTGGCGGCCATCGTTTATTATTATTCCATTTCCGGTGCCGCTGGTGTTGGCGCACAATGGAATTCAATTGGATCCGTGGGAGTGGATCTTACCCACCAGATTTGGATTTTTGCCGCGCTGTTCGTTGCATTTGCGATTAAGTCGCCGCTGTTCCCATTTCATACCTGGCAGGCAGATCTGTATTCAGAGGGCGATCGGCCGGCGATTATGATTATTGCAGCAGTGTTGTCCAAAATGGGAGTGTTTGGTTTCGTCCGGTTTTTTCCATTGGTATCGGAAGCAGTGAGCTCCTTGGCCTATATTCTGATTCCACTTTGCATTGTAGGAATATTGTACGGAGCCATTGTGGCGTGGAGACAATCCATTATGACGAAAATACTGGCTTATTCTTCCTTGTCTCACATCGGAATGATTGCTGCAGCGATTTTTACGGGAAGTGTGGTTGGCTTGCAGGGTGCTATTTTTCAAATGTTTACCCATGGCCTCATCGCAGTGTCACTTTTTTATGTGGTGGATTTAATCATGCGCAGGACGGACAACAACAATTTGTACGCCTCTGCCGGTATGGCCAAAATTCATCCGAGATTGTCCGTTTACTTTTTTATTATAGTGCTTGCTTCTGTGGGTTTACCACTCACCAGTGGATTCGTCGGTGAATTTTACATGCTGTGGGGCTTGACCGAGAAATCTATTTGGTATGGTGCCTTCGCTGGATTGAGCATTGTCCTTGGCGCCATCTATATGCTGAGATTTTATCAGAAATCCATGTTTGGTGAATTGAATGCAGATCATGCGCACAAATGGCATAAATTGGAACTCTCTGAAGATTACGTCTTGTTGGTATCGGTTATTCTGATTATCAGCTTTGGTTTTTTTCCGGCTACCTGGATGGATTTAACCCTACAGGCAGCCAATACATTACTTAACAAATAA
- a CDS encoding (2Fe-2S)-binding protein yields the protein MSDLIKITIDGNSIEVPKGTTILQAARMIGKNYPPAMCYYTPLKNTGGKCRVCLVKVSQSSEANPRPMPKLVASCLTLAEHGMVVENESSPEVLEARDGVVEFLLINHPLDCPVCDQAGECDLQNLSFEHGRAETRYEEGRREFEKIDIGANIQLHMTRCILCYRCVYLADQLTDQRVHGVIHRGDVSEISTFIQNAIENDFSGNIIDVCPVGALTDKTYRFKQRVWFSKPFDAHRHCPKCSGKSVLWMKNDQIIRVTSRKDKFGEVIDFICNECRFEHKDVSHWNIEGPRDMGENSVISANKYELPVVSPAVNVDAKFVSE from the coding sequence ATGAGCGATCTGATCAAAATAACCATCGATGGAAATTCCATCGAAGTGCCAAAAGGAACCACCATTCTTCAGGCAGCCAGAATGATTGGAAAAAATTATCCACCGGCCATGTGTTATTATACTCCGCTTAAAAACACGGGAGGAAAATGTCGGGTCTGTTTGGTCAAAGTGAGTCAATCGTCAGAAGCGAATCCAAGGCCCATGCCAAAATTGGTCGCCAGCTGTCTGACACTCGCAGAACATGGTATGGTCGTAGAAAATGAATCTTCTCCCGAAGTACTTGAAGCCCGCGATGGTGTGGTGGAGTTTTTATTAATCAATCATCCACTGGATTGTCCCGTGTGCGATCAGGCCGGTGAATGTGATTTGCAAAATTTGTCATTCGAACATGGGCGTGCAGAAACTCGCTACGAGGAAGGTAGAAGGGAATTTGAGAAAATTGACATAGGTGCTAATATACAATTGCACATGACGCGCTGCATTCTTTGTTATCGCTGCGTGTATCTCGCGGACCAGCTGACCGATCAAAGAGTGCACGGTGTCATTCATCGCGGTGACGTTTCTGAGATAAGCACCTTTATTCAAAATGCCATCGAAAATGATTTTTCCGGCAACATCATCGACGTATGTCCCGTGGGTGCCTTGACAGACAAAACCTATCGCTTCAAGCAAAGGGTCTGGTTTTCCAAGCCTTTTGATGCACATCGTCATTGTCCCAAGTGCAGTGGAAAATCTGTGCTATGGATGAAAAACGATCAGATCATCAGGGTCACTTCAAGAAAAGATAAATTTGGTGAGGTCATTGATTTTATTTGCAACGAATGCAGATTTGAACATAAAGATGTCAGTCATTGGAACATTGAAGGACCGCGTGACATGGGTGAAAATTCTGTGATTTCGGCCAATAAATACGAATTGCCTGTGGTATCTCCCGCAGTGAATGTGGACGCAAAATTTGTATCGGAATGA